The following coding sequences are from one Eublepharis macularius isolate TG4126 chromosome 19, MPM_Emac_v1.0, whole genome shotgun sequence window:
- the LOC129346502 gene encoding olfactory receptor 10Z1-like, producing MSPCVCIVVSYARIVATVLRVPSAKGKRKAFSTSNDAQENQTRISEFLLLGLSQVPETRFTLLVIFLVLYLLTLSGNILLALAVWKDTHLQTPMYIFLCTLALSETLVSFVVVPKMLRGLASPSGVSSISFPGCVAQMFFGSALASTNCFLLAAMGYDRSVAIRDPLRYVARMDGKTCIKLITVCSFGGFCVAAGMTAAIFHHPFSPGHNLIQHFYCDILPLLELACGETRTSEAALLFLCMLVLGFPLLLILLSYIYILKTVLRVSTHGSHRKAFSTCGAHLTVVVIHFGCASFMYLRPKTSYHLERDRLISVSYSVVTPLLNPMVYSLRNREVHAALKKTLGFKSAER from the coding sequence CTAATGACGCCCAGGAGAACCAAACCAGAATTTCTGAGTTCCTACTGCTTGGATTGTCCCAAGTGCCTGAGACGCGCTTCACCCTGCTAGTCATCTTCCTGGTCCTTTATCTTCTCACCTTGTCTGGTAACATCCTCTTGGCTTTGGCAGTATGGAAAGACACTCATCTTCAGACACCGATGTACATTTTCCTGTGCACCTTGGCCCTCTCGGAGACGTTGGTAAGCTTCGTTGTTGTTCCCAAGATGTTACGGGGCTTGGCATCACCCAGTGGTGTCTCTTCCATCTCTTTCCCCGGCTGCGTGGCTCAGATGTTCTTTGGGTCTGCTTTGGCTTCCACGAATTGCTTCCTGCTGGCTGCTATGGGATATGATCGCTCAGTGGCTATCCGGGATCCACTGCGCTATGTGGCACGGATGGATGGAAAGACGTGCATCAAGCTGATCACTGTCTGTTCCTTTGGTGGATTCTGCGTTGCTGCTGGCATGACTGCAGCCAtcttccaccaccccttttctccTGGCCATAACCTTATCCAGCATTTCTACTGCGATATATTACCTCTCCTGGAACTGGCCTGCGGAGAAACTCGTACTAGTGAGGCGGCCTTACTTTTCCTCTGTATGTTAGTCCTTGGTTTTCCCTTGTTGCTGATTCTTCTCTCATACATCTATATTCTGAAGACTGTGCTAAGGGTATCAACTCATGGAAGCCACCGGAAAGCCTTCTCCACTTGTGGGGCCCATCTTACCGTGGTGGTTATTCATTTTGGCTGTGCCTCCTTCATGTATCTGAGGCCAAAGACGAGTTATCACTTGGAAAGGGACCGACTTATCTCGGTGAGCTATTCTGTAGTCACACCGCTCCTCAACCCAATGGTCTACAGTCTTCGGAACAGGGAGGTCCATGCTGCCCTAAAGAAGACCCTTGGTTTCAAGTCTGCAGAACGGTGA